From Pseudonocardia autotrophica, one genomic window encodes:
- a CDS encoding HAD family hydrolase has product MSDALTTTSTPPDPALDAPEAVFLDLDNTIIAGSSALAFARTFARHGLIDRATVARGAWAQLLLLFSGADESTMDMLRRRMVLVCQGWEVERVREIVAATLQDVIGPLVYPEAVHLIERHREQGAEIVLLSASGLEVVEPIAALVGVGRFRATTMRTEHGRYAGDIEFYCYGEGKAQAAREIAVELGLDLDRCAAYTDSITDLPLLELVGRPAVVNPDRELRAIARERGWPVLGFVRAASRGDRMFRLRDRISDRLTGRTGRRVRFAAAAGAGIAVLAVAGMAGMTRGRWAGTLTSPAS; this is encoded by the coding sequence GTGTCCGACGCACTCACCACCACCTCCACGCCGCCCGACCCGGCCCTCGACGCGCCCGAGGCGGTCTTCCTCGACCTGGACAACACGATCATCGCCGGATCGAGCGCGCTGGCGTTCGCCAGGACGTTCGCCCGGCACGGGCTGATCGACCGGGCGACCGTGGCCCGGGGTGCGTGGGCGCAGCTGCTGCTCCTGTTCTCCGGCGCCGACGAATCCACGATGGACATGCTTCGCCGGCGGATGGTGCTGGTATGCCAGGGCTGGGAGGTCGAGCGGGTCCGGGAGATCGTCGCGGCGACCCTGCAGGACGTGATCGGGCCGCTGGTGTACCCGGAGGCGGTGCACCTGATCGAGCGGCACCGCGAGCAGGGCGCGGAGATCGTGCTGCTGTCGGCGTCGGGACTGGAGGTCGTCGAGCCGATCGCGGCCCTGGTCGGCGTCGGCCGGTTCCGCGCGACGACCATGCGCACCGAGCACGGCCGCTACGCCGGGGACATCGAGTTCTACTGCTACGGCGAGGGCAAGGCGCAGGCCGCCCGGGAGATCGCCGTCGAGCTCGGGCTCGACCTGGACCGGTGCGCGGCCTACACCGACTCGATCACCGACCTCCCGCTGCTGGAGTTGGTCGGCCGACCGGCGGTGGTGAACCCGGACCGCGAGCTGCGGGCGATCGCCCGGGAACGCGGCTGGCCGGTGCTCGGGTTCGTCCGGGCCGCATCGCGCGGGGACCGGATGTTCCGGCTGCGGGACCGGATCTCGGACCGGCTCACCGGCCGGACCGGTCGCCGTGTCCGGTTCGCGGCCGCGGCCGGTGCGGGAATCGCGGTGCTCGCGGTGGCCGGGATGGCCGGGATGACCAGGGGCCGGTGGGCCGGGACGCTCACGTCACCGGCCAGTTGA
- a CDS encoding type II secretion system F family protein → MGAVHAVLSALPPAGRAAPVLLLLACAVTGLPGSGAGQRLRGLGPATARRIRGPLPPVASGYLLVALAGGFLLGPAGSACALGAVWFTRRRWAARRRAEQAVAVAGELAEALARIADEIRTGAHPAAALAGCEHDGPLARTVLRPAAVAAEIGEPVPGALRRAATGPASRDVERIAAAWELADRHGAPLAGLLTQLLTDLRWRIAHGARVQAQLAGPRATATVLTALPLAGAGLGQLMGIAPLTVLRTGWHGPILLVLGVLLTAAGAAWSDRILRAAVPS, encoded by the coding sequence GTGGGTGCCGTGCACGCCGTCCTGAGCGCGTTGCCGCCCGCCGGCCGGGCCGCACCGGTGCTGCTCCTGCTGGCCTGCGCCGTGACGGGGCTCCCGGGATCCGGGGCCGGGCAGCGGCTGCGCGGGCTGGGCCCCGCCACGGCGCGGCGGATCCGCGGCCCGCTGCCACCGGTGGCCTCCGGGTACCTGCTCGTGGCGCTCGCCGGAGGCTTCCTGCTCGGCCCGGCCGGATCGGCCTGCGCCCTCGGCGCGGTCTGGTTCACCCGGCGGCGGTGGGCCGCCCGGCGCCGTGCCGAACAGGCCGTCGCGGTGGCCGGAGAGCTGGCCGAGGCGCTCGCCCGGATCGCCGACGAGATCCGGACCGGTGCGCACCCGGCCGCGGCGCTCGCCGGGTGCGAGCACGACGGGCCGCTCGCCCGCACCGTGCTCCGGCCGGCCGCGGTGGCCGCCGAGATCGGGGAGCCCGTCCCGGGTGCGCTGCGCCGGGCGGCCACCGGGCCGGCGAGCCGCGACGTCGAACGGATCGCGGCGGCCTGGGAACTCGCCGACCGGCACGGGGCGCCACTCGCCGGGCTGCTCACCCAGCTCCTCACCGATCTTCGCTGGCGGATCGCGCACGGCGCCCGGGTACAGGCACAGCTGGCCGGGCCGCGGGCCACCGCGACGGTGCTGACCGCGCTGCCGCTCGCCGGTGCCGGTCTGGGGCAGCTGATGGGGATCGCCCCGCTGACGGTGCTCCGCACCGGATGGCACGGGCCGATCCTGCTGGTCCTGGGGGTGCTGCTCACGGCCGCCGGTGCCGCCTGGTCGGACCGGATCCTGCGCGCGGCGGTGCCGTCGTGA
- a CDS encoding Rv3654c family TadE-like protein, with protein MPARLRRLRRDDRGVASVWAATAAAALLLTATVCVDVGAAIRARQMATTAADLSALAAAGLSVHGAEGACRAAADLAVRNGAELTTCRLEGWDALVETQVGWTGLLPTRGPATARARAGPAPFDDAPETGATP; from the coding sequence GTGCCCGCACGGCTTCGGCGGCTACGACGCGACGACCGCGGTGTCGCCTCCGTCTGGGCGGCGACGGCCGCCGCGGCGCTGCTGCTGACCGCGACGGTGTGCGTCGACGTCGGCGCTGCGATCCGGGCACGCCAGATGGCGACGACCGCAGCGGACCTGTCGGCGCTGGCCGCCGCCGGCCTTTCCGTCCACGGCGCGGAGGGTGCCTGCCGAGCGGCCGCGGATCTCGCCGTCCGTAACGGCGCGGAGCTCACCACCTGCCGCCTCGAAGGCTGGGACGCCCTGGTCGAGACCCAGGTGGGGTGGACCGGCCTGCTACCCACCCGGGGCCCGGCCACCGCCCGAGCCAGGGCAGGACCGGCACCGTTCGACGACGCCCCGGAGACCGGAGCGACACCATGA
- a CDS encoding DUF4244 domain-containing protein: MTRSELRDRLTALAHDDDGMSTVEYAIGTVAAAAFAALLYTVVSGGDVVTALTGIVQRALSTTF, translated from the coding sequence ATGACCCGTTCCGAACTGCGCGATCGGCTGACCGCGCTGGCCCACGACGACGACGGCATGAGCACCGTCGAGTACGCGATCGGCACCGTCGCGGCGGCCGCGTTCGCCGCGCTGCTCTACACCGTCGTCAGCGGCGGCGACGTCGTGACCGCACTGACCGGGATCGTGCAACGTGCGCTGTCGACGACATTCTGA
- a CDS encoding TadA family conjugal transfer-associated ATPase: MVNPLVDRVRARLADAGGETGPAAVAAAVRAESGGVASDMDVLAALRALRQEFTGAGPLDPLLRDPATTDVLVTAPDAVWVDRGDGPRRAAVSFPDEAAVRRLAQRLALAAGRRLDDASPYVDGRLADSGVRLHAVLPPVAAAGTAISLRVLRPASHDLAALRRRGTFDATGETLLRAIVAGRLAVLVAGGTGSGKTTLLNALLGAVDPGERMITVEDAEELRPRHPHVVRLVARPPNIEGSGGVPLRELVRQALRMRPDRLVVGEVRGAEVGDLLSALNTGHDGGACTVHANSVREIPARMRALAGLGGMSPAALDGQLTAAVQVILHMRRRPGSGRVLDEIGVLHDDGGPQVTAAWTRSAGEGPGADRLRALLHERGAWVPCTPS; this comes from the coding sequence ATCGTGAACCCGCTGGTCGACAGGGTCCGGGCCCGGCTGGCCGACGCCGGTGGCGAGACCGGCCCGGCCGCGGTCGCGGCGGCGGTGCGGGCCGAGTCCGGCGGCGTCGCGTCCGACATGGATGTGCTCGCCGCGTTGCGGGCGCTGCGCCAGGAGTTCACCGGGGCGGGCCCGCTCGATCCGCTGCTGCGCGACCCGGCCACCACCGACGTGCTGGTCACCGCGCCGGACGCGGTCTGGGTCGACCGGGGCGACGGGCCACGGCGGGCGGCCGTCTCGTTCCCCGACGAGGCCGCCGTGCGCCGACTCGCGCAGCGGCTCGCGCTCGCCGCCGGGCGCAGGCTCGACGACGCCAGCCCGTACGTCGACGGCCGGCTCGCGGACAGCGGGGTCCGGCTGCACGCCGTCCTGCCGCCGGTCGCCGCGGCCGGCACCGCGATCTCGCTGCGGGTGCTGCGCCCGGCGAGCCACGACCTGGCCGCGCTGCGCCGTCGCGGCACGTTCGACGCCACCGGAGAGACGCTGCTGCGCGCGATCGTCGCCGGCCGGCTGGCGGTGCTGGTCGCCGGCGGTACCGGTAGCGGAAAGACCACCCTGCTCAATGCACTGCTCGGAGCGGTCGATCCGGGCGAACGGATGATCACGGTGGAAGACGCGGAGGAGCTCAGGCCCCGGCATCCGCACGTGGTGCGGCTCGTCGCGCGCCCGCCGAACATCGAGGGTTCCGGCGGGGTACCGCTGCGCGAGCTGGTGCGTCAGGCGCTCCGGATGCGGCCGGACCGGCTCGTGGTGGGCGAGGTCAGGGGCGCAGAGGTCGGGGACCTGCTGAGCGCCCTGAACACCGGCCACGACGGGGGCGCATGCACCGTGCACGCGAACTCGGTGCGCGAGATACCGGCGCGGATGCGGGCGCTGGCCGGGCTCGGCGGGATGTCGCCCGCTGCGCTCGACGGCCAGCTCACGGCGGCGGTCCAGGTGATCCTGCACATGCGCAGGCGGCCGGGTTCCGGGCGGGTGCTCGACGAGATCGGTGTGCTCCACGACGACGGCGGGCCGCAGGTCACCGCGGCGTGGACCAGGTCCGCCGGCGAGGGCCCGGGTGCCGACCGGCTGCGAGCCCTGCTGCACGAGCGTGGGGCGTGGGTGCCGTGCACGCCGTCCTGA
- the ssd gene encoding septum site-determining protein Ssd: MNRRCLVVADDPDLLDALLRIAAAADMEAQRAVDAADARRAWALAPAVLLDRAGAIRCRDAGFTRRGSVVIAVPGEPAADDWRIAVALGADRVVQLPSGEAALAGLLADVRDRADGSPGRVLAVVGGCGGAGASVLATAVAVGAARDGSSALLVDCDPLGGGLDLLTGIEEEAGLRWPGLTVGDGRVQASSLRSALPRVVSGRAELSVLSCARSPHGPEAAAVTAVLDAGRRAGGTVVCDVPRYPTDAALAAVGAADLTVLLVPATVRAGAAAGRVSDVLAEHARVVEIVVRGPSPGGITPDELASCLGLPLLHAMRAERDLAGAVERGRAPGAGRGPLAAAARAVRGRLAALDVTHRAAS, encoded by the coding sequence ATGAACCGGCGCTGCCTGGTCGTGGCCGACGACCCGGATCTGCTCGACGCGTTGCTGCGCATCGCCGCGGCGGCCGACATGGAGGCGCAGCGCGCGGTCGATGCCGCCGACGCCCGGCGGGCGTGGGCGCTCGCCCCGGCCGTCCTGCTCGACCGGGCGGGCGCGATCCGCTGCCGGGACGCCGGGTTCACACGCCGGGGATCCGTCGTGATCGCGGTGCCCGGAGAGCCGGCGGCCGACGACTGGCGGATCGCGGTGGCACTCGGCGCGGACCGGGTGGTCCAGCTCCCCTCCGGCGAGGCGGCACTGGCCGGGCTGCTCGCCGACGTCCGCGACCGCGCCGACGGGTCACCCGGCCGGGTACTCGCCGTGGTCGGCGGCTGCGGCGGAGCGGGCGCCTCGGTGCTCGCCACCGCCGTCGCGGTCGGGGCCGCCCGCGACGGGAGCTCCGCACTGCTGGTCGACTGCGATCCGCTCGGCGGCGGGCTCGACCTGCTCACCGGCATCGAGGAGGAAGCCGGGCTGCGCTGGCCAGGGCTCACCGTCGGCGACGGCCGGGTGCAGGCCTCGTCGCTGCGCAGTGCGCTGCCCCGGGTGGTGTCCGGGCGGGCGGAGCTGTCCGTGCTGTCCTGCGCCCGCTCCCCGCACGGGCCGGAGGCCGCCGCGGTCACCGCGGTCCTCGACGCCGGCCGCCGGGCCGGCGGGACGGTCGTCTGCGACGTCCCGCGCTACCCGACCGACGCGGCGCTCGCCGCGGTCGGCGCCGCCGACCTGACGGTGCTGCTGGTCCCGGCCACGGTGCGGGCGGGCGCGGCCGCGGGCCGGGTGTCCGACGTGCTGGCCGAGCACGCCCGGGTGGTGGAGATCGTCGTCCGGGGCCCGTCGCCGGGTGGCATCACCCCCGACGAGCTGGCGTCCTGCCTGGGCCTGCCGTTGCTGCACGCGATGCGCGCCGAGCGTGATCTCGCCGGTGCGGTGGAGCGCGGCCGCGCCCCCGGCGCCGGCCGCGGGCCGTTGGCGGCCGCGGCACGCGCGGTACGGGGGCGGCTCGCCGCGCTCGACGTGACGCACCGGGCGGCATCGTGA
- a CDS encoding type II secretion system F family protein encodes MSAVALGLAAAALVAGGGRPAAGRLRAVRGPEPARPQTTPRPAVLAVLVPAGAALGWALGGTGGTVIGAVAGAALVVAARRAPSRRAVAVDAAGLAAAWDLLATCLAAGLTVPDAVDAAAHRLPGRPGSALRRVGGLLVLGANADDAWAAAAGCPELAAFARTAARSAHTGSALGRAASAEAVRLRMALTDLAEERAQRAAVLITAPLGLCFLPAFLVLGIVPVVIGLAGEVIGRW; translated from the coding sequence GTGAGCGCGGTCGCGCTCGGGCTGGCCGCGGCAGCGCTGGTGGCGGGCGGGGGTCGTCCGGCGGCCGGGCGGCTGCGCGCGGTGCGGGGCCCTGAGCCGGCCCGGCCGCAGACCACGCCCCGGCCGGCGGTGCTCGCCGTCCTGGTGCCCGCCGGTGCCGCGCTGGGCTGGGCACTCGGTGGAACCGGCGGGACGGTCATCGGGGCCGTCGCCGGCGCCGCCCTCGTCGTGGCCGCCCGGCGTGCGCCGTCCCGGCGGGCGGTCGCGGTGGACGCGGCCGGACTGGCCGCCGCCTGGGACCTGCTCGCCACCTGCCTGGCGGCCGGCCTGACCGTCCCGGACGCGGTCGACGCGGCAGCCCACCGACTCCCGGGGCGCCCCGGCTCGGCCCTGCGCCGGGTCGGCGGGCTCCTCGTGCTCGGCGCAAACGCGGACGACGCGTGGGCTGCCGCCGCCGGCTGCCCCGAACTCGCCGCGTTCGCCCGCACCGCAGCCCGATCGGCGCACACCGGCTCCGCGCTCGGCAGGGCGGCGTCCGCCGAGGCGGTCCGGCTGCGGATGGCGCTCACCGACCTGGCCGAGGAGCGCGCGCAACGCGCCGCGGTCCTGATCACCGCCCCGCTGGGGCTCTGCTTCCTGCCCGCCTTCCTGGTCCTCGGCATCGTGCCGGTCGTGATCGGGCTGGCCGGGGAGGTGATCGGCCGGTGGTGA
- a CDS encoding TadE family type IV pilus minor pilin — translation MEAALALGTLLLVTAAAVAAVAAVGAGVRCADAAREFVRQAARGDAERGRAAVAALAPSGAEAELRIDGDTVLASVRARPVPLLPVTVGASATAVLEPGAGAHRSPAPVDAATPDPGARAAIGDDPLDPTGVGAPGASEPPGPAGPGPELGLGSGDIGSGDIGSGDIGGGDLGGGDLGRAAGGIGGGGSDAPGTTGGGPPDVAAPTGGGPLDAAGPSGARFAEPEQPR, via the coding sequence GTGGAGGCGGCACTGGCGCTCGGGACGCTGCTGCTGGTGACGGCTGCTGCCGTCGCCGCGGTGGCGGCCGTCGGGGCGGGTGTCCGCTGCGCGGACGCTGCCCGGGAGTTCGTGCGCCAGGCCGCGCGGGGCGATGCCGAGCGGGGCCGGGCCGCCGTCGCTGCTCTCGCGCCGTCCGGGGCGGAAGCCGAGCTCCGGATCGACGGTGACACCGTGCTCGCGAGCGTGCGGGCCCGCCCGGTGCCGCTGCTGCCGGTCACCGTCGGCGCGTCCGCGACCGCGGTACTGGAACCGGGTGCGGGGGCACACCGCTCCCCCGCTCCGGTCGATGCCGCCACGCCCGATCCGGGTGCTCGCGCGGCCATCGGTGACGACCCACTCGATCCGACCGGGGTCGGCGCCCCTGGTGCCTCCGAGCCACCCGGTCCGGCCGGCCCCGGGCCCGAACTCGGGCTCGGTTCCGGCGACATCGGTTCCGGCGACATCGGTTCCGGCGACATCGGTGGCGGTGACCTCGGTGGCGGTGACCTCGGCCGGGCTGCCGGTGGCATCGGCGGCGGGGGCAGCGACGCGCCCGGCACGACCGGTGGCGGGCCGCCCGACGTGGCAGCCCCCACCGGGGGCGGGCCGCTCGATGCGGCAGGTCCGTCCGGCGCCCGGTTTGCCGAGCCGGAGCAGCCGCGGTGA
- a CDS encoding sodium-translocating pyrophosphatase encodes MSESTLAQGLELGAGDLTVVGVVAVVALVALAVGGLLLKEVLANGEGTPKMQEIGRAVQEGATAYLNRQFRTLAVFAAIVFVLLFALPAEDLGERIGRSIFFVVGAVFSAIIGYLGMWLSTRANMRVAAAAREENGREKATRIAFRTGGVVGMFTVGLGLFGAAIVVMVYAGQAPRVLEGFGFGAALLAMFMRVGGGIFTKAADVGADLVGKVEQGIPEDDPRNAATIADNVGDNVGDCAGMAADLFESYAVTLVAALILGTAAFGLQGLLFPLIVPAIGVITAILGVYLTKARQGENTLRAINRAFYLSAVFAGVLSVIAAYVYLPSTFDELTNPTDSAVAGLAGDPRLIASAAVLIGIVLAAVILKLTGYYTGTEDRPVKDVGESSLTGAATVILSGISIGFESAVYTALVIGAAVYGAFLLSGSIVVSLFAVALAGTGLLTTVGVIVAMDTFGPVSDNAQGIAEMSGDVEGEGVEILTELDAVGNTTKAITKGIAIATAVLAATALFGSYRDAINQALAQAGIALEDAGTAFAYEVFSPNTLVGVMIGAAVVFMFSGLAVNAVTRAAGAVVYEVRRQFRTRPGIMDGTERPEYGRVVDICTRDSLRELATPGLLAILAPIAVGFGLGVGPLAGYLAGAIACGVLMAIFLANSGGAWDNAKKLVEDGNHGGKGSPAHEATVIGDTVGDPFKDTAGPAINPLIKVMNLVAVLIAPAVVVLSTPDANPVFRILIALGAVAIIAGAIVVSKRRSSAITDTPAESSVG; translated from the coding sequence ATGTCCGAGTCCACCCTCGCCCAGGGCCTCGAGCTCGGTGCGGGAGACCTCACCGTCGTCGGTGTGGTCGCGGTGGTCGCCCTCGTCGCCCTGGCCGTCGGCGGTCTGCTGCTCAAGGAGGTACTCGCCAACGGCGAGGGCACCCCGAAGATGCAGGAGATCGGCCGAGCGGTCCAGGAAGGCGCCACGGCGTACCTCAACCGCCAGTTCCGCACCCTTGCGGTGTTCGCCGCCATCGTGTTCGTGCTGCTCTTCGCGCTCCCCGCCGAGGACCTCGGTGAACGCATCGGCCGATCGATCTTCTTCGTGGTCGGCGCGGTCTTCTCCGCGATCATCGGCTATCTGGGCATGTGGCTGTCCACCCGCGCGAACATGCGCGTCGCGGCCGCGGCACGCGAGGAGAACGGCCGCGAGAAGGCGACCCGCATCGCGTTCCGGACCGGCGGCGTCGTCGGCATGTTCACGGTCGGCCTCGGCCTGTTCGGTGCCGCGATCGTGGTGATGGTCTACGCGGGCCAGGCACCTCGGGTGCTGGAGGGCTTCGGCTTCGGCGCCGCGTTGCTGGCGATGTTCATGCGTGTCGGTGGTGGCATCTTCACCAAGGCCGCCGACGTCGGTGCCGACCTCGTCGGCAAGGTGGAGCAGGGCATCCCGGAGGACGACCCGCGCAACGCCGCGACGATCGCCGACAACGTCGGTGACAACGTCGGCGACTGCGCAGGCATGGCGGCCGACCTGTTCGAGTCCTACGCCGTGACGCTGGTCGCCGCCCTGATCCTGGGCACCGCCGCGTTCGGCCTGCAGGGGCTGCTGTTCCCGCTGATCGTCCCGGCCATCGGTGTCATCACCGCGATCCTGGGCGTCTACCTGACCAAGGCCCGCCAGGGCGAGAACACGCTGCGCGCGATCAACCGCGCCTTCTACCTCTCGGCCGTGTTCGCGGGCGTGCTGTCGGTCATCGCGGCGTACGTCTACCTGCCCTCGACCTTCGACGAGCTCACCAACCCGACCGACAGCGCCGTCGCAGGGCTGGCCGGTGACCCGCGTCTGATCGCCTCGGCCGCGGTGCTGATCGGCATCGTGCTGGCCGCGGTGATCCTCAAGCTGACCGGCTACTACACCGGCACCGAGGACCGTCCGGTCAAGGACGTGGGCGAGTCCTCGCTCACCGGTGCGGCGACGGTGATCCTTTCCGGGATCTCGATCGGATTCGAGTCCGCCGTCTACACCGCGCTCGTCATCGGTGCCGCGGTCTACGGCGCGTTCCTGCTCTCCGGCTCGATCGTCGTCTCACTGTTCGCGGTCGCGCTGGCCGGCACCGGCCTGCTGACCACGGTCGGCGTGATCGTCGCGATGGACACCTTCGGCCCGGTCTCGGACAACGCCCAGGGCATCGCCGAGATGTCCGGCGACGTCGAGGGCGAGGGTGTCGAGATCCTCACCGAGCTCGACGCGGTCGGCAACACCACCAAGGCGATCACCAAGGGCATCGCGATCGCCACGGCGGTGCTCGCCGCGACAGCGCTTTTCGGCTCCTACCGAGATGCGATCAACCAGGCGCTCGCACAGGCCGGCATCGCCCTGGAGGACGCCGGTACCGCGTTCGCCTACGAGGTGTTCAGCCCGAACACGCTGGTCGGCGTCATGATCGGTGCGGCAGTCGTGTTCATGTTCTCCGGCCTCGCGGTCAACGCCGTGACCCGCGCCGCGGGCGCCGTGGTGTACGAGGTGCGCCGCCAGTTCCGCACCAGGCCCGGGATCATGGACGGCACCGAGCGGCCCGAGTACGGCCGCGTGGTGGACATCTGCACCCGGGACTCGCTGCGCGAGCTGGCCACCCCCGGTCTGCTGGCCATCCTTGCGCCGATCGCGGTCGGCTTCGGCCTCGGCGTCGGCCCGCTGGCCGGCTACCTGGCCGGTGCGATCGCCTGCGGCGTGCTGATGGCGATCTTCCTGGCGAACTCGGGCGGCGCCTGGGACAACGCCAAGAAGCTGGTCGAGGACGGCAACCACGGCGGCAAGGGCTCCCCGGCGCACGAGGCCACGGTCATCGGCGACACGGTCGGCGACCCGTTCAAGGACACCGCCGGCCCGGCCATCAACCCGCTGATCAAGGTGATGAACCTGGTCGCGGTGCTGATCGCCCCGGCGGTGGTCGTGCTGTCGACGCCGGACGCCAACCCGGTGTTCCGGATCCTCATCGCGCTGGGCGCGGTGGCGATCATCGCGGGAGCGATCGTGGTGTCCAAGCGCCGCTCGTCGGCGATCACCGACACCCCGGCCGAGAGCTCGGTCGGATAG
- a CDS encoding DEAD/DEAH box helicase: protein MDPGRELPPGPGETDHDDPLRHVVRMPARPGSTADWPDWTPPGLRRAWAGRGVDRPWTHQAAGAELVRAGTDVVVATGTASGKSLLYQLPVLAGLAEDPRATALYLAPTKALAADQLRSLDGLAPDDVRPASFDGDTPMEERDWVRRHCRWMFSNPDMLHRSLLPRHGRWSNFLRRLRFVVVDECHTYRGVFGSHVALLLRRLLRLAARYGARPTIVLASATVAGPAEFGSRLTGREVVAVTEDGSPHAGRTVAFWEPPLLDEITGDNGAPVRRSAGAEAARMLGDLVLEEARTLAFVRSRRSAELTALGARRQVGEVAPELVERIAAYRGGYLPEERRALEVALMAGELLGVATTNALELGVDISGLDAVVLAGFPGTRASFWQQAGRAGRAADEALVVLVARDDPLDTYLVHHPQTLLGAPVEGCVLNPVNPYVLAPQLACAAAEMPLTTADVDEIFGGAPAAEVLDALVEEGVLRRRPHGWFWPDTGAAPSAQVDIRGSGLGQVAVVEAATGRMLGTVDGSSAPATVYPGAVYLHRGDSFVVDELDLDGGVALVHPEDPDWRTEPQSVSDVTVLATHSTRRSGPVQVCFGETTVTSQVVAYRRRTADGTVLDQTPLDLPPQSLDTRSVWYTVDPDALLAAGIDDGRLPGALHAAEHAAIGMLPLFAICDRWDIGGLSTALHPDTGLPTVFVHDGHPGGAGLAERGHEVLDHWLAATRSAVADCECRTGCPSCVQSPKCGNGNNPLDKAGAVQVLDLVLAALAGNGRGAVDGGGAVDGAAPGPR from the coding sequence GTGGATCCCGGGCGGGAGCTGCCTCCCGGCCCGGGCGAGACCGACCACGACGACCCGCTGCGGCACGTGGTGCGGATGCCGGCCCGGCCGGGCAGCACCGCGGACTGGCCGGACTGGACCCCGCCGGGCCTGCGCCGGGCCTGGGCCGGGCGCGGTGTGGACCGGCCGTGGACGCACCAGGCCGCCGGCGCGGAGCTGGTGCGGGCGGGGACCGACGTCGTCGTCGCGACCGGGACCGCGTCGGGCAAGTCGCTGCTCTATCAGCTGCCGGTACTGGCCGGGCTCGCCGAGGACCCGCGGGCGACCGCGCTGTACCTGGCGCCGACGAAGGCGCTGGCGGCCGACCAGCTGCGGTCGCTCGACGGCCTCGCCCCGGACGACGTGCGGCCCGCGTCGTTCGACGGCGACACCCCGATGGAGGAGCGGGACTGGGTCCGGCGGCACTGCCGCTGGATGTTCTCGAACCCGGACATGCTGCATCGCTCACTGCTGCCCCGGCACGGCCGCTGGTCGAACTTCCTCCGCCGGCTGCGTTTCGTGGTGGTCGACGAGTGCCACACCTACCGGGGCGTGTTCGGCTCACACGTGGCGCTGCTGCTGCGGAGGCTGCTGCGGCTCGCCGCCCGCTACGGAGCCCGGCCCACGATCGTGCTGGCCTCGGCGACCGTGGCCGGCCCCGCCGAATTCGGCTCCCGGCTGACCGGCCGCGAGGTCGTCGCCGTCACCGAGGACGGCTCCCCGCACGCCGGCCGGACCGTCGCGTTCTGGGAGCCGCCGCTGCTCGACGAGATCACCGGCGACAACGGGGCACCGGTCCGTCGCTCGGCCGGTGCCGAGGCCGCCCGGATGCTCGGCGATCTGGTCCTGGAGGAGGCGCGGACGCTGGCGTTCGTACGGTCCCGCCGGTCGGCCGAGCTGACCGCGCTGGGGGCCCGGCGCCAGGTCGGCGAGGTCGCCCCGGAGCTGGTCGAACGGATCGCCGCCTACCGGGGCGGATACCTGCCCGAGGAGCGGCGGGCGCTGGAGGTGGCGCTGATGGCCGGTGAGCTGCTCGGCGTGGCCACCACCAACGCCCTCGAGCTCGGCGTCGACATCTCCGGGCTGGATGCGGTGGTGCTCGCCGGTTTCCCGGGGACGCGCGCGTCGTTCTGGCAGCAGGCCGGGCGGGCGGGCCGGGCCGCCGACGAGGCGCTGGTCGTGCTGGTCGCCCGCGACGACCCGCTGGACACCTACCTGGTGCACCATCCGCAGACGCTCCTCGGTGCGCCGGTGGAGGGGTGTGTGCTCAATCCGGTGAACCCCTACGTGCTGGCCCCGCAGCTGGCGTGCGCCGCCGCCGAGATGCCGCTGACGACCGCCGACGTCGACGAGATCTTCGGCGGCGCGCCCGCGGCCGAAGTGCTGGACGCCCTGGTGGAGGAGGGCGTGCTGCGCCGCCGGCCGCACGGATGGTTCTGGCCCGATACCGGTGCGGCGCCGTCCGCCCAGGTCGACATCCGCGGATCCGGGCTCGGCCAGGTCGCGGTGGTCGAGGCGGCGACCGGACGGATGCTCGGCACGGTGGATGGCAGCTCCGCGCCCGCCACCGTGTACCCGGGCGCGGTGTACCTGCACCGCGGCGACAGCTTCGTCGTCGACGAGCTGGATCTCGACGGTGGTGTCGCGCTCGTGCACCCGGAGGATCCGGACTGGCGGACCGAGCCGCAGTCGGTCTCGGACGTGACGGTGCTGGCGACGCACTCGACCCGCCGGTCCGGGCCGGTCCAGGTCTGCTTCGGCGAGACGACGGTGACCAGTCAGGTGGTGGCCTACCGGCGGCGCACCGCGGACGGCACGGTCCTCGACCAGACCCCGCTCGACCTGCCGCCGCAGAGCCTGGACACGCGGTCGGTCTGGTACACCGTCGATCCGGACGCGCTGCTGGCGGCCGGGATCGACGACGGCCGGCTGCCGGGCGCACTGCACGCCGCCGAGCACGCCGCGATCGGGATGCTGCCGCTGTTCGCGATCTGCGACCGCTGGGACATCGGGGGGCTCTCCACCGCCCTGCACCCGGACACCGGGCTGCCCACGGTGTTCGTGCACGACGGACACCCGGGCGGTGCCGGGCTGGCCGAGCGCGGGCACGAAGTGCTGGACCACTGGCTGGCTGCGACCCGTTCGGCGGTGGCCGACTGCGAGTGCCGCACCGGATGTCCCTCCTGCGTCCAGTCGCCGAAGTGCGGCAACGGCAACAACCCGCTCGACAAGGCCGGTGCGGTGCAGGTCCTGGACCTGGTGCTCGCGGCGCTGGCCGGGAACGGCCGGGGTGCTGTGGACGGCGGCGGTGCTGTCGACGGTGCGGCGCCCGGCCCGCGCTGA